A portion of the Pseudorasbora parva isolate DD20220531a chromosome 1, ASM2467924v1, whole genome shotgun sequence genome contains these proteins:
- the irx5a gene encoding Iroquois homeobox protein 5a — MAYPQGYLYQPSASLALYSCPAYSTSVISGPRTEELGRSSSGSAFAPYAGSTAFTSASPGYNSHLPYSAADAAAAATFTSYVSSPYDHTTGMAGSIGYHPYAAPLGSYPYGDPAYRKNATRDATATLKAWLNEHRKNPYPTKGEKIMLAIITKMTLTQVSTWFANARRRLKKENKMTWTPRNRSEDEEEDENIDLEKNDDDEPNKPTDKGDSTDTEADHKLINPGEIPCDRFKDETHAKDLDPPLTDSELKDTEERTDLLAEQVKPTTSSPPVLQRGNDLITQEKPPEPGHATSTGNSNVTSVIHSPPSAPKPKLWSLAEIATSSDRCKGSSEAPQAAGLGQSTVIASAASPSRSSPQCPLPNNTVLSRPIYYTSPFYPGYTNYSTFGHLHSSHGTNTSSTAHFNGLSQTVLNRAEALVRESKVRSQTQVDLCKDSPYELKKGMSNI; from the exons ATGGCGTACCCTCAGGGCTACTTGTATCAGCCATCCGCCTCTTTGGCACTCTATTCGTGTCCTGCCTACAGTACAAGCGTGATATCGGGACCCCGGACAGAGGAGCTGGGGAGATCTTCCTCTGGCTCAGCTTTCGCTCCCTATGCCGGATCTACAGCGTTCACCAGCGCCTCGCCAGGCTACAATTCTCATCTCCCGTACAGTGCTGCTGATGCAGCCGCCGCCGCCACTTTCACTTCTTATGTG AGTTCCCCGTATGACCACACGACAGGCATGGCCGGATCTATAGGGTATCATCCTTACGCTGCTCCCCTAGGCTCGTACCCGTATGGAGACCCAGCTTACCGCAAGAATGCTACCCGGGACGCCACAGCCACTTTGAAAGCTTGGCTTAACGAGCACCGGAAAAACCCGTACCCCACCAAAGGCGAGAAGATCATGCTGGCTATCATCACTAAAATGACCCTGACTCAAGTGTCCACCTGGTTCGCCAACGCCAGAAGGAGGCTAAAGAAGGAGAACAAGATGACCTGGACCCCACGGAACCGGAGCGAGGACGAGGAAGAGGATGAAAACATTGATCTGGAGAAAAACGACGACGACGAGCCAAACAAGCCCACGGACAAGGGGGACTCTACAGACACAGAGGCAG aTCATAAACTCATCAACCCAGGGGAGATACCATGCGACAGATTTAAAGACGAGACTCATGCTAAAGATCTTGATCCACCTTTGACAGACTCGGAATTAAAAGACACAGAGGAGCGGACGGATTTGCTCGCCGAGCAAGTGAAACCCACCACCTCCTCTCCCCCAGTCCTACAGAGAGGGAATGATCTCATTACGCAAGAAAAGCCCCCAGAACCGGGCCACGCCACGAGCACGGGGAACAGCAACGTAACGTCTGTTATTCATTCCCCCCCTTCGGCGCCCAAACCCAAACTCTGGTCTCTGGCCGAGATCGCCACGTCTTCGGACAGGTGCAAAGGGAGCAGTGAGGCTCCACAGGCCGCGGGGCTGGGTCAAAGCACAGTCATAGCCAGCGCTGCCTCGCCGAGCCGTTCTTCCCCCCAGTGCCCTCTCCCTAATAACACTGTCCTTTCACGGCCTATTTACTACACGTCCCCTTTTTACCCGGGCTACACGAACTATAGCACTTTCGGACACCTCCACAGCAGCCACGGCACCAACACCAGCTCAACGGCACATTTCAATGGATTAAGCCAGACTGTTTTAAACAGAGCTGAGGCTCTGGTAAGAGAGAGCAAAGTAAGAAGCCAAACACAGGTAGATCTTTGTAAAGACTCACCTTATGAGCTAAAGAAAGGTATGTCAAACATTTAA